A stretch of the Microcoleus sp. FACHB-672 genome encodes the following:
- the glnA gene encoding type I glutamate--ammonia ligase produces the protein MPQTPQEVLNLIQEQDIKIIDLKFIDTPGIWQHCSFYRDLIDESAFDEGVPFDGSSIRGWKAINESDMAMVPDPTTAWIDPFMKEKTLSMICSIKEPRTGEWYNRDPRTIAQKAVDYLISTGIGDTAFIGPEAEFFVFEDVRFDQTENSGFYYVDSIEGRWNSGKEEAGGNLGYKPRYKEGYFPVAPTDTLQDIRTEMLLTMAECGVPIEKHHHEVATGGQNELGFRFDTLVKAADYLMTYKYVIKNVAKKYGKSVTFMPKPLFNDNGSGMHTHQSIWKDGQPLFWGDGYANLSQTALHYIGGLLKHAPALLALTNPTTNSYKRLVPGFEAPVNLAYSQGNRSASIRIPLSGMNPKAKRLEFRCPDATCNPYLAFAAMLCAGIDGIKNQIDPGDSLDVDIYDLTPEELAKVPSTPGSLLDALKALEADHEFLTSTGVFTEDFINTWIEYKLDNEVNPMRLRPHPYEFALYYDC, from the coding sequence ATGCCCCAGACCCCTCAAGAAGTCTTGAATCTGATCCAAGAGCAAGACATCAAGATCATCGATCTAAAATTTATTGATACGCCAGGTATCTGGCAGCACTGCTCTTTCTACCGCGATTTGATTGACGAGAGTGCCTTCGACGAAGGTGTTCCCTTCGACGGTTCCAGCATTCGGGGTTGGAAAGCTATCAACGAATCAGACATGGCAATGGTGCCTGATCCAACCACGGCTTGGATCGACCCATTCATGAAAGAGAAGACTCTAAGCATGATCTGTAGCATTAAAGAACCGCGCACGGGTGAGTGGTACAACCGCGATCCGCGCACGATTGCTCAGAAAGCCGTTGATTACTTGATTTCCACCGGCATCGGCGATACCGCGTTTATTGGCCCAGAAGCCGAGTTCTTCGTGTTTGAAGATGTCCGTTTCGACCAAACTGAGAACTCAGGGTTCTACTACGTCGATAGCATAGAAGGGCGCTGGAATTCTGGTAAAGAAGAAGCCGGCGGCAACCTCGGTTACAAACCTCGCTACAAAGAAGGTTACTTCCCAGTCGCGCCGACAGATACGCTGCAAGACATCCGTACCGAAATGCTGCTGACAATGGCAGAGTGTGGTGTTCCCATTGAAAAGCACCACCACGAAGTTGCCACCGGCGGACAAAACGAACTGGGTTTCCGCTTTGACACCTTGGTGAAAGCGGCTGACTATTTGATGACTTACAAATACGTCATCAAAAACGTTGCCAAGAAATATGGCAAAAGCGTCACTTTCATGCCTAAGCCGCTGTTTAACGACAACGGTTCCGGGATGCACACCCACCAGTCTATTTGGAAAGACGGCCAACCGCTGTTCTGGGGCGACGGTTATGCCAACTTGAGCCAAACTGCTTTGCATTATATCGGTGGCTTGCTGAAGCACGCACCGGCATTGCTGGCACTCACCAACCCCACCACCAACTCTTACAAACGCTTGGTGCCTGGGTTTGAAGCGCCGGTTAACTTGGCTTACTCTCAAGGCAACCGTTCTGCCTCGATCCGCATTCCCCTATCTGGGATGAACCCCAAAGCCAAGCGCTTAGAGTTCCGCTGTCCAGATGCCACCTGCAACCCCTACTTGGCGTTTGCGGCGATGCTGTGTGCCGGTATTGACGGCATCAAGAACCAGATCGACCCCGGTGACTCTCTGGATGTGGACATCTATGACCTCACTCCTGAAGAACTGGCCAAGGTTCCTTCAACGCCTGGATCTCTGTTGGACGCACTCAAAGCACTCGAAGCCGATCACGAATTCTTGACGAGCACCGGCGTGTTCACCGAAGACTTCATCAATACCTGGATCGAGTACAAACTCGACAACGAAGTCAACCCGATGCGCTTGCGCCCTCACCCTTACGAGTTTGCTCTCTACTACGATTGCTAA
- the apcB gene encoding allophycocyanin subunit beta codes for MRDAVTSLIKNYDVTGRYFDRDGIEKLKSYFETGTARVQAAAVINGNAAALVKQAGSRLFVELPELLRPGGNAYTTRRYAACLRDMDYYLRYASYALVAGNTDVLDERVLQGLRETYNSLGVPIGPTVVGIEILKELVKEQVAAAGIAPGAWLDQPFEHMTRELSERDI; via the coding sequence ATGCGGGACGCAGTCACAAGCCTGATTAAAAACTACGATGTTACGGGTCGTTACTTCGACCGGGATGGGATTGAAAAGCTAAAATCCTATTTTGAAACCGGCACCGCACGGGTTCAGGCAGCAGCAGTGATTAATGGGAATGCAGCAGCGCTGGTTAAGCAAGCTGGATCTCGTCTGTTTGTTGAATTGCCGGAACTGCTCCGTCCGGGTGGAAATGCCTACACAACCCGTCGCTACGCAGCGTGTCTGCGGGATATGGATTATTACCTGCGCTATGCCTCTTATGCGTTGGTTGCTGGTAATACGGATGTGCTCGATGAGCGGGTACTCCAAGGTCTGCGGGAAACCTATAATTCTTTAGGTGTACCCATTGGGCCGACGGTTGTAGGCATTGAAATTCTCAAGGAGCTTGTTAAGGAGCAAGTCGCAGCAGCGGGAATTGCACCCGGTGCTTGGTTAGATCAGCCGTTTGAACACATGACCCGTGAGTTGAGTGAGCGGGATATCTAA